Proteins encoded by one window of Paenibacillus sp. DCT19:
- a CDS encoding helix-turn-helix domain-containing protein: MYNILLVDYSRRLCRELQHLLQHNKSDYKIADYVFDSAAALTAISKQDFTVVVIHTEQCDTAGLWLCHYIRKISEIPILLMGGRDHFKLVRKALTYQVNDYLPSPVSPSALLSSLHELRTKLEPSSTKKTAALTPPIQINGKAMDSSHVIRIVKAYVRDHLGDEITLKKISDMLHFNCAYLGQKFKLEEKMSFNDYMLQQRMEKAKQLLLSTDLRIYEIAVGVGYKDIDWFYKKFKACTGSSPNAYRRQKIHTA, from the coding sequence ATGTACAACATATTACTTGTGGATTATAGTCGTCGTTTGTGCAGAGAGCTTCAACACCTGTTACAACACAACAAATCAGACTATAAGATTGCGGATTACGTCTTTGACTCAGCAGCTGCTTTGACCGCTATATCTAAACAGGACTTTACTGTCGTTGTCATACATACAGAGCAGTGTGATACCGCTGGACTGTGGCTATGTCATTACATTCGCAAAATAAGCGAAATCCCTATCCTGCTCATGGGTGGAAGGGATCACTTCAAGCTTGTACGCAAGGCGTTAACATATCAGGTGAATGATTACTTGCCTTCTCCTGTCAGTCCCTCCGCTCTGCTTAGTAGTCTGCATGAACTACGCACGAAGCTGGAACCGTCATCTACGAAGAAAACAGCAGCCCTCACACCACCTATTCAAATTAATGGTAAGGCGATGGACTCTAGTCATGTGATTCGAATTGTCAAAGCGTATGTAAGAGATCATCTGGGTGATGAGATCACACTAAAAAAAATATCGGATATGCTGCATTTTAACTGTGCGTATCTCGGACAGAAATTTAAGCTTGAAGAGAAGATGTCCTTCAATGACTACATGCTGCAGCAGCGGATGGAAAAAGCGAAACAGCTTCTCCTATCCACGGATCTGCGAATATACGAAATTGCTGTTGGTGTAGGCTATAAGGATATCGACTGGTTTTACAAAAAGTTCAAGGCTTGTACGGGATCAAGCCCCAATGCGTATCGACGACAAAAAATCCACACCGCTTAG
- a CDS encoding extracellular solute-binding protein — protein sequence MRKNKFMLLSLVCALMLLIAACSSAPTAQPEPETPAPQEQEEQATTETEAKNELSTPEMDFDMGGRTIKVVAWWDMEITDSNPDNIQRMENLEALKKKHNFEIEYVSIDFGEYQEKVVASLMAGEPLGDLVRLGKNYAIPALTKQDLLWPVDDYIKNDKVFNQKTTKEYMQYEGKGYGFTEDKSSFINGIFYNRTLMQELGLKPLQEYVDADEWNWDTFISVAKQANQDRNNDGKLDTWGLAQTGLLEPILYSNEASLTKEDKQNLEDPKTKEALNFLSKLATEKVGRATEGGDWTEPATFFRQGNTLMYSGAMYEVSGIMTDMQDYDIGFVPFPKGPSASAYHSGESRYQALTIPKAVENPEQLMYIWEKINEIDSVYDYPEQSSLETNLADEADINNARTVAEGMLVLDHNTFPSLPFWDFDAELKEGVSVSTLIEKYKAPFQAAIDEVYQ from the coding sequence ATGAGAAAAAACAAGTTTATGTTATTGAGTTTGGTATGTGCACTGATGTTATTGATTGCAGCATGTAGTTCCGCACCTACAGCTCAGCCCGAGCCGGAAACACCAGCACCGCAAGAGCAAGAGGAGCAAGCAACGACCGAAACAGAGGCAAAAAATGAATTGTCCACACCAGAGATGGATTTTGATATGGGAGGAAGAACGATCAAAGTGGTTGCCTGGTGGGATATGGAAATTACAGATAGCAACCCGGACAATATTCAGCGAATGGAGAATCTGGAAGCATTGAAGAAAAAGCATAACTTTGAGATCGAATACGTCTCGATTGATTTTGGAGAATACCAGGAGAAAGTGGTCGCTTCTCTGATGGCGGGTGAACCGCTGGGTGATCTGGTGAGGTTAGGCAAAAACTATGCGATTCCAGCGTTGACCAAACAAGATCTGTTGTGGCCGGTGGATGATTACATCAAAAACGACAAGGTATTCAATCAGAAAACGACCAAGGAATATATGCAATACGAAGGAAAGGGTTATGGATTTACGGAAGATAAGTCTTCGTTCATCAATGGAATATTCTATAACCGTACATTAATGCAGGAGCTCGGCTTGAAGCCGCTACAGGAATATGTCGATGCTGACGAGTGGAACTGGGATACGTTCATTAGTGTTGCGAAGCAGGCGAATCAAGACCGCAATAACGACGGTAAGCTGGATACGTGGGGGTTAGCACAGACGGGTCTGCTTGAACCGATCCTCTACTCGAACGAAGCGTCTTTGACAAAAGAGGATAAACAGAACCTGGAAGATCCGAAAACCAAAGAAGCATTGAACTTCCTGTCTAAGCTTGCGACAGAGAAGGTTGGCAGAGCGACGGAAGGCGGCGATTGGACGGAGCCAGCTACGTTTTTCCGTCAAGGCAATACGTTGATGTATTCCGGTGCGATGTACGAGGTTAGTGGCATTATGACAGACATGCAGGATTACGACATCGGCTTTGTGCCATTTCCGAAAGGGCCGAGCGCTTCAGCATATCATTCCGGTGAATCACGTTACCAAGCACTAACGATTCCTAAAGCGGTGGAGAATCCCGAGCAATTAATGTATATCTGGGAAAAAATCAATGAAATTGATTCGGTCTATGATTATCCAGAACAATCTTCGTTAGAAACTAATCTGGCAGATGAAGCCGACATCAACAATGCCAGAACGGTAGCAGAGGGCATGTTAGTGCTTGATCATAATACGTTCCCTTCCCTGCCTTTCTGGGATTTCGACGCTGAGCTGAAGGAAGGCGTATCGGTATCGACCCTGATCGAGAAATACAAAGCACCATTTCAAGCTGCAATTGATGAGGTATACCAATAA
- a CDS encoding extracellular solute-binding protein, with the protein MRSRKKKALILVLVVALVFSIWTLYPSRDRSPGIVHALEDYEAISGTEDSGSYEYYLTTHSNAAKPLQTVRIEGEAYAQTDGDGFEVVQGYAGLDGSAVITPETGSIRWDVPVQVSGLYHLRIHYYPVTGKSSGIERRLELNGEVPFRGADVLLFDRVWGNREDSIRRDDRGNDLRPRQVEQPEWQLAAFKDSAGYFEEPFQFYLEKGNQQLSLTSLRESMAIDYIELYQEEDIPSYADVEKVYASRGLTEASSLMLKVQGEQAVSKSSPTLAPISDRSSPSLEPYDVSKIRVNAIGGINWKLPGEWIEWEVEVPEDGLYQIALKVKQDQLRGVYATRSLTINGQVPFKEMKRLRFNYSPAWQTQVLGSSDEKPYLFHLEKGTHRLRMTVTLGDIAPLLRTVESSVLELNEMYRKILMITSKTPDPLRDYQLERRIPEMTEVFERQANTLRSVADYLEQATGEQSDKVAILHAMVVQLEDMAARPETIPKRLDTFKINVGGLGTWILSVREQPITLDYLVVSSPDETLPEAEATVFQQVKHEMGAYVASYTEDYDSIGNVEQKKDSITVWITTGRDQAQVLKGLIDDSFTPDTDVSVQLRLVPPNILLPATLAGEGPDVAMQMGEDIPVNYAMRNAAADLSTFSDFEEIADRFRASGLTPYRYNDGVYALPEQQQFPMLFYRKDVLRELELEPPKTWQDVYNAIAVLQKHNMEFYLPIEDTLNNANLVPNATFAMLLYQNDGTFYAEDQKKSALDSEISMDAFKRWTQFYTNYKFPLKADFPNRFRTGEMPIGIADYTTYNMLTVMAPEIRNLWDFTIVPGTELPDGSIRHEVASSTSAVMMLENANNKEAAWKFMKWWTDEQTQIEYGREMEGLMGAAARYPTANMEALEQLPWPVKDYQNLEKQWEWVQGIPQVPGGYFTGRHLDNAFRKVVNANENPREALSDYVLYIDDEIELKRKEFNLK; encoded by the coding sequence ATGCGGTCACGAAAGAAAAAGGCACTGATCCTTGTGCTCGTTGTGGCTCTGGTGTTCTCCATATGGACCTTATATCCATCGCGGGATCGGAGTCCGGGAATAGTGCATGCGCTTGAGGATTATGAGGCGATATCGGGTACCGAGGATTCAGGCAGCTATGAATATTACCTGACTACCCATTCGAATGCAGCCAAACCTTTACAAACCGTGCGAATTGAAGGCGAAGCTTATGCCCAGACCGATGGTGACGGGTTTGAGGTCGTGCAGGGTTATGCCGGATTGGATGGGAGTGCTGTAATTACGCCGGAAACGGGAAGTATTCGGTGGGATGTTCCTGTGCAGGTGAGTGGGCTGTACCACCTTCGTATTCACTATTATCCCGTTACAGGCAAAAGTTCAGGCATAGAACGGAGACTGGAGCTGAACGGGGAGGTTCCGTTCCGGGGAGCAGACGTCCTTTTATTCGACAGAGTATGGGGCAATCGTGAAGATAGCATTCGCAGGGACGATCGCGGCAATGACCTCAGACCAAGACAAGTCGAACAGCCTGAATGGCAGCTTGCTGCGTTCAAAGATAGTGCAGGCTACTTCGAGGAACCATTTCAGTTTTATTTGGAAAAAGGAAACCAACAGTTATCGCTCACCTCGCTGAGAGAGAGTATGGCGATTGATTACATTGAGTTGTACCAGGAAGAGGACATTCCTTCCTATGCAGACGTAGAGAAGGTCTATGCCTCGCGCGGTCTGACAGAAGCAAGCTCATTGATGCTGAAGGTCCAAGGAGAACAGGCCGTGAGTAAGTCATCCCCTACGCTTGCACCAATATCGGATCGTTCGAGCCCTTCGCTGGAGCCCTACGACGTATCCAAAATTCGAGTCAATGCCATTGGCGGCATCAATTGGAAGTTGCCTGGCGAATGGATCGAGTGGGAGGTCGAGGTGCCTGAAGATGGGCTATACCAGATCGCGTTAAAGGTGAAGCAGGATCAACTGCGCGGTGTCTATGCCACCCGTAGTCTGACCATTAACGGCCAAGTTCCATTTAAGGAGATGAAGCGTCTTCGATTTAACTACAGTCCAGCCTGGCAAACTCAGGTATTGGGAAGTAGTGATGAGAAGCCCTATCTGTTCCATCTCGAAAAAGGCACGCATCGACTGCGAATGACGGTAACACTTGGGGATATTGCGCCGCTCCTTCGTACTGTGGAATCCAGTGTGCTTGAACTGAATGAGATGTACCGCAAAATATTGATGATTACCTCCAAAACACCTGATCCGCTAAGGGATTATCAATTGGAACGCCGCATCCCAGAGATGACAGAGGTCTTTGAGCGGCAGGCGAATACACTTCGTTCTGTAGCAGATTATCTGGAACAGGCAACAGGAGAGCAGAGCGACAAAGTTGCTATCTTGCATGCGATGGTCGTTCAGCTAGAGGATATGGCGGCTAGACCGGAGACGATACCCAAACGTCTGGATACGTTCAAAATTAATGTAGGTGGACTCGGCACGTGGATTTTGTCAGTCCGAGAACAACCAATTACATTGGATTACTTGGTTGTGTCTTCGCCAGATGAGACATTGCCAGAAGCAGAAGCGACCGTATTTCAGCAAGTGAAGCACGAGATGGGTGCTTACGTCGCATCCTACACGGAGGATTACGACAGTATCGGTAATGTGGAACAGAAGAAGGACTCCATTACCGTATGGATTACGACCGGACGAGATCAGGCTCAAGTGTTAAAAGGATTGATTGACGATTCATTTACACCAGATACCGATGTCTCCGTACAATTGCGTCTTGTGCCGCCTAACATCTTGCTACCTGCGACACTTGCTGGCGAAGGACCTGATGTGGCTATGCAGATGGGTGAAGATATTCCCGTAAACTATGCGATGCGGAATGCGGCAGCCGATCTGAGCACGTTCTCCGACTTTGAAGAAATTGCTGATCGGTTCCGTGCAAGTGGATTAACGCCTTACCGATACAACGATGGCGTCTATGCACTTCCGGAGCAGCAGCAATTTCCAATGTTATTTTACCGAAAAGATGTTCTCCGTGAGCTGGAGTTAGAACCGCCCAAAACGTGGCAGGACGTGTACAACGCGATCGCTGTATTACAGAAGCATAACATGGAGTTTTATCTGCCTATTGAGGATACGCTGAATAACGCCAATCTGGTGCCGAATGCAACCTTTGCTATGCTCCTGTATCAGAATGATGGCACCTTCTATGCCGAGGATCAGAAGAAGAGTGCGCTGGATTCGGAAATTTCGATGGATGCGTTCAAGCGTTGGACGCAATTTTATACCAATTACAAATTCCCGCTGAAAGCTGATTTTCCGAACCGCTTCCGTACTGGAGAGATGCCAATTGGTATTGCTGATTACACCACGTATAACATGTTGACGGTCATGGCGCCGGAGATACGTAACCTTTGGGACTTCACAATTGTTCCGGGTACAGAGCTTCCGGATGGTTCGATTCGACATGAAGTAGCTAGCTCGACCAGTGCCGTGATGATGCTTGAAAATGCCAACAACAAAGAAGCCGCATGGAAGTTTATGAAATGGTGGACGGATGAGCAGACACAGATTGAATACGGCAGAGAAATGGAAGGTCTGATGGGCGCGGCTGCTCGTTATCCAACAGCCAATATGGAGGCTCTGGAGCAATTACCTTGGCCTGTGAAGGATTATCAAAACCTGGAGAAGCAATGGGAGTGGGTACAGGGCATTCCGCAAGTTCCGGGAGGATATTTTACCGGTCGACATCTAGATAATGCCTTCCGTAAGGTTGTTAACGCCAATGAGAATCCACGTGAAGCCTTGTCCGATTATGTATTGTATATCGATGATGAGATTGAATTGAAACGTAAGGAATTTAATCTGAAATAG
- a CDS encoding carbohydrate ABC transporter permease: MQAKTTKTAAAPAIQARHVGWWTLLKRDLYLSRHYYILMAPFMLIFFMFTVIPVGISLGLSFFHFNMLELPRFIGWQNYSRLFLNDDVFLIALKNTLLFAVITGPVSYIACFLFAWIINELSPKIRAVMTLVFYAPSISGNVFFIWLIIFSGDSYGYMNGFLMRLGIILEPVQWLSNEKYVLAIVIIVQLWLSLGTSFLAFIAGLQTIDRSLVEAGTVDGIKNRWQELWFITLPSMRPQLMFGAVMQITASFAVAEISIALAGFPSVNYAAHTVVTHLMDFGTIRFEMGYASAIATVLFALMLGTNVLTQKMLRKIGE, encoded by the coding sequence TTGCAAGCCAAAACAACCAAGACAGCCGCCGCTCCTGCCATCCAAGCGCGCCACGTCGGCTGGTGGACCCTGCTTAAACGGGATCTATATCTCAGCAGGCACTATTATATTTTGATGGCACCGTTCATGTTGATCTTTTTTATGTTTACGGTCATTCCGGTCGGTATTTCGCTCGGCTTAAGCTTTTTTCACTTCAATATGTTGGAGTTGCCGCGATTTATCGGTTGGCAGAATTACTCACGCCTTTTCTTAAATGACGACGTATTTCTGATCGCACTCAAAAACACGCTGCTTTTTGCTGTTATCACGGGTCCAGTTAGTTATATTGCATGCTTTTTATTTGCCTGGATCATTAATGAGCTGTCACCCAAAATTCGGGCAGTGATGACGCTGGTATTCTATGCACCTTCGATATCGGGCAATGTCTTCTTCATCTGGCTGATTATCTTCTCTGGTGACAGTTATGGGTATATGAACGGATTTTTGATGCGGCTTGGCATCATACTGGAGCCGGTTCAATGGCTGTCTAATGAGAAATACGTGTTAGCCATCGTCATCATTGTACAGCTGTGGCTTAGTCTAGGTACTAGCTTTCTAGCCTTTATTGCAGGGCTTCAGACCATCGATCGTTCTCTAGTAGAAGCTGGCACTGTGGACGGTATTAAGAACCGGTGGCAGGAACTCTGGTTTATTACATTGCCTTCGATGAGACCACAGTTAATGTTTGGGGCAGTCATGCAGATTACCGCTTCGTTCGCAGTAGCAGAGATCTCCATTGCATTAGCAGGTTTCCCAAGTGTGAACTATGCTGCGCATACCGTTGTCACTCATTTGATGGACTTTGGTACGATTCGCTTCGAGATGGGATACGCCTCGGCAATCGCTACCGTCTTGTTTGCACTGATGCTGGGGACGAACGTTCTAACGCAAAAAATGCTGAGAAAGATAGGTGAATGA
- a CDS encoding YIP1 family protein: MLASSKQLYQYPLHLIFHPFDGYWELKYERNQKMTLLIAGVIMLLLIMTKILHAQYSGFLINFNNPKRLNSLLEMVYVIVPVLFWCVANWSLTTLMDGEGKFSEIFMSTCFALVPLLLIHFPWIWLSLVISVQETAFYYFSNAIAIVWTVYLLFVGNMTVHQYTPAKTILTMFLTLVAMAFMAFLCLLFFSLVQQIVSFAVTIYQELVLRG, translated from the coding sequence ATGCTGGCGTCAAGTAAGCAATTATACCAATATCCGCTGCATCTCATTTTTCATCCGTTTGACGGGTATTGGGAACTGAAATATGAGCGGAATCAGAAAATGACACTGCTGATTGCAGGTGTGATCATGCTGCTTTTGATTATGACTAAGATTTTGCATGCACAGTACAGTGGTTTTCTAATCAATTTTAACAATCCGAAACGTCTAAACAGTCTGCTTGAAATGGTATATGTCATCGTTCCAGTGCTGTTCTGGTGCGTTGCGAACTGGTCCTTAACGACACTGATGGATGGGGAAGGCAAGTTCTCCGAAATTTTTATGTCTACATGCTTCGCCTTGGTACCATTGTTGTTGATTCACTTTCCATGGATCTGGCTGAGTCTTGTCATCTCTGTACAGGAAACCGCTTTTTATTATTTCTCTAATGCAATTGCTATTGTCTGGACGGTGTACCTGTTATTCGTGGGCAATATGACGGTTCACCAGTATACGCCAGCCAAAACGATACTCACCATGTTCCTAACACTTGTAGCTATGGCATTCATGGCATTTTTGTGCCTGTTATTCTTCAGTCTCGTACAGCAGATCGTATCTTTTGCAGTGACTATCTATCAGGAATTAGTACTTCGGGGCTAA
- a CDS encoding carbohydrate ABC transporter permease codes for MWGMIYVLPWLVGFVLFFFVPLLASLRYSLSTIQANAEGIAIQFTGVANYIQALTVNTSFNRALIESVTDVLVNVPLIVIFSLFLAVILNQKFRGRAVARSIFFLPVILASGVIMTLESTSLIDAVNQSSTGGSSLGTFELENLMLDAGVSEWVVTYLSSAVDRIYQIVSQSGVQILIFLAGIQTISPQLYEASKMEGATGYEAFWKITFPMVSPLIFVNAIYTIIDSFANNAMTKLIRDTGFVKFDFGLSSAMAWVYFLAIAIILVIVSIIFSKRVFYQD; via the coding sequence ATGTGGGGCATGATTTACGTGCTTCCCTGGCTTGTTGGATTTGTTTTGTTTTTCTTCGTCCCGTTGCTGGCTTCCCTAAGGTACAGCCTGAGCACAATTCAGGCGAATGCAGAAGGGATCGCAATTCAATTCACTGGGGTTGCCAACTATATTCAGGCATTGACCGTGAATACGAGCTTCAACCGGGCACTCATCGAATCGGTGACAGATGTACTTGTGAACGTGCCGCTTATTGTCATCTTTAGTTTGTTCCTTGCGGTTATCCTGAACCAGAAATTCAGAGGTAGAGCGGTAGCGCGTTCGATCTTTTTCTTGCCGGTCATTCTTGCATCAGGTGTGATCATGACACTGGAGAGCACAAGCCTGATTGATGCGGTTAATCAAAGCAGTACAGGTGGTAGCTCGCTGGGGACTTTCGAATTGGAGAACCTGATGCTTGATGCAGGAGTAAGTGAATGGGTTGTCACCTATTTAAGCAGTGCCGTAGATCGAATCTATCAGATTGTTAGTCAATCTGGTGTACAGATTTTGATCTTTCTAGCCGGTATTCAGACGATCTCTCCTCAACTCTATGAGGCGTCTAAGATGGAAGGTGCAACCGGATACGAGGCGTTCTGGAAGATCACGTTTCCGATGGTCAGCCCGCTAATCTTCGTTAATGCAATCTATACGATCATTGATTCTTTTGCCAATAACGCCATGACAAAACTAATCCGGGATACTGGCTTCGTTAAATTTGATTTTGGTCTAAGCTCTGCTATGGCATGGGTCTACTTCTTAGCGATTGCGATTATTCTGGTCATTGTATCTATTATTTTTTCAAAACGTGTCTTCTATCAAGATTAG
- a CDS encoding carbohydrate ABC transporter permease: MTTSRLLSLEHWKGWLWSIIRFVLITGLSFVILFPIFQKVSTSIKDKGDLYSAVVVWIPQNFSVDNFKEAIRVMDYWVTLFNTFSLSATTTLLTTASCALAGYGFARLKFKGSNWLFAGVILTILVPPTTILIPVYLNLKSFDLMGLITLITGKPINLLNTYWPFILTAITANSLKAGLYIFIFRQFFRGIPKEVEEAAYVDGAGIGRTFTRIMLPNAIPSMVTVMLFSFVWQWNDSFYTTTYLTSSKVMSTQLSSLPYNLAQQVSDGASKADPFYLSMIQDTGVLLAILPLIVIYLFVQRYFVESVERTGIVG; the protein is encoded by the coding sequence GTGACGACTTCACGATTATTATCATTGGAACATTGGAAGGGCTGGCTGTGGTCCATCATCCGTTTTGTTCTAATTACCGGACTCTCTTTTGTCATCCTCTTTCCTATATTTCAGAAAGTTTCAACGTCCATTAAGGATAAGGGAGATCTGTATTCAGCAGTCGTTGTATGGATTCCCCAGAACTTCTCCGTGGACAATTTCAAGGAAGCAATTCGCGTCATGGATTACTGGGTAACGCTGTTTAATACATTTTCGTTATCTGCTACAACGACGCTACTAACGACAGCTTCATGCGCACTTGCTGGTTACGGGTTCGCCCGATTGAAATTCAAAGGCAGTAACTGGTTGTTTGCTGGCGTAATTCTGACGATTCTTGTTCCACCAACAACGATTCTGATTCCAGTCTATCTTAATCTAAAAAGCTTTGATCTGATGGGTCTTATAACGCTTATCACAGGCAAACCCATTAACCTGCTGAACACGTACTGGCCGTTCATTCTTACTGCCATTACGGCGAACTCACTCAAAGCGGGGTTGTATATTTTCATCTTTCGCCAGTTCTTCAGGGGAATCCCTAAAGAGGTGGAAGAGGCAGCATACGTGGATGGTGCAGGAATTGGCCGAACGTTCACCAGAATTATGCTACCTAATGCCATCCCTTCGATGGTAACTGTGATGCTGTTCTCCTTTGTTTGGCAGTGGAACGACAGCTTCTACACGACCACATATCTGACATCCAGCAAGGTGATGTCAACCCAGTTGTCGTCTCTTCCGTACAATCTGGCTCAGCAAGTCAGCGACGGCGCTTCGAAGGCAGACCCTTTCTACCTAAGTATGATTCAAGATACAGGCGTTTTGCTGGCGATCTTACCGTTGATCGTAATTTACTTGTTTGTACAAAGATACTTCGTAGAGAGTGTGGAACGTACAGGAATTGTCGGCTGA
- a CDS encoding glycosyl hydrolase family 8, giving the protein MQITGQSAYDSGTYTNKFQQLGYSEEEINTRLELTWDELFYGDEQTRIYYPMGEDKGFLLDTGNHDVRSEGMSYGMMMAVQMNKKEEFDRLWNYAYTYMQHTEGRYKHYFAWHCKPDGTRISQGPAPDGEEFFAMALLFASNRWGDGDAPYNYLEQARKILRACIHQGENGEGDPMWDPETRLIKFVPEAPFSDPSYHLPHFYELFAIYADESDQAFWQEAAAASRAYLHTACHPVTGLSPEYANYDGSPAPIQPHGDYRHFYSDAYRVAANVALDWEWFRKDHWQVEQSNRIQSFFSDIDVSDYRRYTIEGEAFDEPSLHPIGLLATNAMASLAADGPHADSFVHQFWNTPLRQGERRYYDNCLYFFSLLALSGRYRIY; this is encoded by the coding sequence ATGCAAATTACAGGGCAGAGTGCATATGATTCAGGTACGTATACCAATAAGTTTCAACAATTAGGATATAGCGAAGAAGAGATTAACACACGACTGGAGTTGACATGGGACGAACTGTTTTATGGAGATGAGCAGACACGAATCTATTACCCCATGGGTGAGGACAAAGGCTTTTTGCTTGACACAGGTAACCACGATGTACGCTCTGAGGGTATGTCTTACGGGATGATGATGGCTGTACAGATGAACAAAAAAGAAGAATTTGATCGTCTATGGAACTATGCCTACACATACATGCAGCACACCGAAGGACGATATAAACATTATTTTGCATGGCACTGTAAGCCTGACGGAACCCGGATCTCACAAGGACCTGCACCTGATGGTGAAGAGTTCTTTGCCATGGCTTTGTTATTCGCCTCTAACCGCTGGGGAGATGGCGATGCTCCTTACAATTACCTAGAGCAAGCTCGAAAAATTCTCCGTGCTTGCATTCATCAAGGTGAGAACGGTGAGGGTGATCCCATGTGGGATCCAGAGACTCGGCTCATTAAATTCGTGCCCGAAGCGCCATTCAGTGATCCATCTTATCATCTTCCCCACTTCTATGAACTGTTCGCCATCTACGCAGATGAGAGCGATCAGGCATTCTGGCAAGAGGCCGCGGCAGCAAGTCGGGCATATCTGCATACCGCCTGCCACCCTGTTACAGGACTTTCGCCAGAGTACGCCAATTATGATGGCTCACCTGCTCCCATTCAGCCTCACGGTGACTATAGACACTTTTACAGTGATGCCTATCGGGTCGCAGCAAATGTTGCGCTGGACTGGGAATGGTTCCGCAAGGATCACTGGCAAGTCGAACAATCCAATCGGATTCAGTCTTTCTTCAGCGACATTGACGTATCCGATTATCGTCGTTATACCATTGAAGGCGAAGCCTTTGACGAACCTTCCTTGCACCCTATAGGTTTGCTTGCTACCAACGCTATGGCTTCACTTGCGGCAGACGGTCCACATGCAGATTCATTTGTCCATCAATTCTGGAACACACCTCTACGCCAAGGAGAACGGCGCTACTACGACAATTGTTTGTACTTCTTCAGTCTGCTTGCCTTAAGCGGCAGATATCGGATTTATTAA
- a CDS encoding SGNH/GDSL hydrolase family protein translates to MLDDERNVDDKREYSAPRDPVSVVQSANETQVDFESQAYRELIERSLLNKGNNVRLKRAIEKARTGDMVNIAYIGGSITHGAGAIPIHLRSYAYLSYEHFKNRYAPSDGGSINLIKAGVGGTPSELGIIRYDRDILRDGQVQPDILIIEFAVNDADDETKGNCYESLVVKALAADNKPAVILLFSVFENDWNLQDRLAPIGWHYDLPMVSMKDALVEQFQKNPAEGNVITKEQYFHDIYHPTNLGHRIMADTLVHLFEVTDHSVPDEEEQTHEKEPLIGNDFVNVKLLDRKNVDQIARIEIGAFRHTDTDLQMAEMHDHDYGTPLFPNNWMYNKTGTQERNRFTLHLRCKRLILIFKDSSSDEFGTANIRVDDEYIKQADPHQVNWTHCHAMLLFNEDEVSERKIEIEMAEGYEDKRFTILGFGYVD, encoded by the coding sequence ATGTTAGACGATGAAAGAAACGTAGATGATAAACGAGAATATTCAGCACCACGTGATCCTGTAAGCGTTGTACAATCAGCGAATGAGACGCAGGTGGACTTTGAATCTCAGGCATATCGTGAGTTGATCGAACGATCTCTACTGAACAAAGGTAACAATGTTAGGTTGAAGCGAGCTATTGAGAAAGCTAGAACAGGTGACATGGTTAATATTGCTTACATTGGGGGTTCAATTACCCATGGTGCAGGTGCTATCCCCATCCATCTACGAAGCTATGCTTATCTTTCATATGAACATTTTAAAAATAGGTATGCTCCCTCAGACGGAGGTTCGATTAACCTGATCAAAGCCGGTGTGGGTGGGACACCTTCTGAGCTTGGAATCATTCGTTATGATCGGGATATACTTCGAGATGGTCAGGTTCAGCCGGACATTCTAATCATCGAGTTTGCCGTTAATGACGCGGATGACGAGACCAAGGGGAATTGTTATGAAAGCTTGGTGGTCAAAGCGCTTGCTGCTGATAACAAGCCAGCGGTGATCTTGCTTTTCAGCGTGTTCGAGAATGATTGGAATCTACAGGATCGACTAGCTCCAATCGGATGGCATTACGATCTGCCCATGGTAAGCATGAAGGACGCTCTGGTAGAACAATTCCAGAAGAACCCAGCCGAAGGCAACGTGATTACCAAAGAACAGTATTTCCATGATATATATCATCCGACAAACTTGGGACACCGGATCATGGCCGATACGCTTGTTCATCTGTTTGAGGTTACGGATCATTCTGTCCCCGATGAGGAAGAACAGACGCATGAGAAGGAACCGTTAATTGGAAATGATTTTGTAAATGTTAAACTGCTAGATCGAAAGAACGTTGATCAGATTGCACGAATTGAAATAGGCGCTTTCCGACATACGGATACAGATCTACAGATGGCGGAGATGCATGATCATGACTATGGCACGCCTCTATTTCCTAATAATTGGATGTACAACAAAACGGGCACGCAAGAGCGGAATCGTTTTACATTACATTTGCGGTGCAAGCGTCTTATATTGATTTTCAAGGATTCCAGTAGTGATGAATTTGGTACCGCTAACATTAGAGTAGATGATGAATACATCAAACAAGCTGATCCACACCAAGTAAACTGGACACATTGCCATGCGATGCTTTTATTTAATGAGGATGAGGTCAGTGAGCGCAAGATTGAGATTGAAATGGCGGAAGGTTATGAAGACAAGAGGTTTACCATTCTAGGTTTCGGATATGTCGATTAA